The following coding sequences lie in one Arthrobacter sp. PGP41 genomic window:
- the manD gene encoding D-mannonate dehydratase ManD, giving the protein MKIIAADVFVTSPSRNFVTLRITTEDGVTGIGDATLNGRELAVAAYLKEHVAQLLIGKDPHRIEDTWQFLYRSAYWRRGPVTMAAIAAVDMALWDIKGKLAGMPVYQLLGGASRNGLRAYGHASGADLPSLFDSVREHLELGYKSIRIQTAVPGIKAVYGVAAQAQASGERYDYEPAGRGAFPVEEDWDTRAYLRHLPTVFEAVRNEFGPEIPLLHDGHHRMTPIQAAKLGKALEPYDLFWLEDCTPAENQEALRLVRQHTTTPLAIGEIFNTVYDYQTIIKEQLIDYVRAASTHFGGISPLKKVMDFAAQYQIKSGFHGPTDISPVGFAAQLHVGLAIHNYGIQEYMQHSDKTNEVFGQSMTFVDGYLHPGDKPGIGVEFNEEAAAAFPYQQAYLPYNRLIDGTVHDW; this is encoded by the coding sequence GTGAAAATCATTGCTGCTGATGTGTTTGTGACCAGTCCCTCCCGTAATTTCGTGACGCTTCGGATTACTACGGAGGATGGTGTGACCGGTATTGGTGATGCGACGCTGAACGGGCGTGAGCTCGCCGTCGCCGCCTATCTCAAAGAACACGTTGCGCAGTTGCTGATCGGGAAGGATCCGCACCGGATCGAGGATACGTGGCAGTTTCTGTATCGGTCGGCGTATTGGCGGCGGGGGCCGGTGACGATGGCGGCGATCGCGGCGGTGGATATGGCGTTGTGGGATATTAAGGGCAAGCTGGCGGGGATGCCGGTGTACCAATTGCTCGGGGGTGCGTCGCGGAACGGTTTGCGGGCGTACGGGCACGCGTCGGGCGCGGATTTGCCGTCGTTGTTTGATTCGGTGCGGGAGCATCTGGAGCTGGGGTATAAGTCGATCCGGATCCAGACCGCGGTGCCGGGGATCAAGGCCGTGTACGGGGTCGCCGCGCAGGCGCAGGCTTCGGGGGAGCGGTATGACTACGAGCCGGCCGGGCGGGGTGCGTTCCCGGTGGAGGAGGATTGGGATACCCGGGCGTATCTGCGGCACCTGCCTACCGTGTTTGAGGCGGTCCGGAATGAGTTCGGTCCGGAGATCCCGTTGCTGCATGACGGGCATCACAGGATGACGCCGATTCAGGCGGCGAAGCTGGGCAAGGCGCTGGAGCCTTATGATTTGTTCTGGTTGGAGGACTGCACTCCGGCGGAGAACCAGGAGGCGCTGCGCCTGGTCCGGCAGCACACCACCACGCCGCTGGCGATCGGTGAGATTTTCAACACCGTGTATGACTACCAGACGATCATCAAGGAACAGCTGATCGATTACGTCCGGGCCGCGTCCACGCATTTTGGGGGGATCTCCCCGTTGAAGAAGGTGATGGATTTCGCCGCGCAGTACCAGATCAAGTCCGGCTTCCATGGTCCTACGGACATTTCCCCGGTGGGGTTCGCGGCGCAGCTGCATGTGGGCCTGGCGATCCACAATTACGGGATCCAGGAGTACATGCAGCATTCGGACAAGACCAACGAGGTGTTCGGGCAGTCCATGACGTTCGTGGACGGCTACCTCCACCCCGGGGACAAGCCCGGCATCGGCGTCGAATTCAATGAAGAAGCGGCGGCGGCGTTCCCGTACCAGCAGGCCTACCTGCCCTACAACCGCCTCATCGACGGAACGGTCCACGACTGGTAG
- a CDS encoding FadR/GntR family transcriptional regulator, with product MKTPKAESPTDLHAALVESLGLGIADGRWAPHSVLRLDELEGQHNVSRSVVREAARVLSSKGMLESRRRFGTVVQPEECWNLYDPQVIRWRLASARRLEQLQSLNELRGAIEPQAARLAAERASWDAGSELVSLAARLWAAGQRGDQEEFLRLDVEFHAAILKASGNAMFSQLQNLVAEVLTGRTEHGLMPHLPHHEALQLHVDLASAIQRGEAGAAHAAMSRIVEQSTEEMGQIWSSNQGGAGNAPLGPPADIAHS from the coding sequence ATGAAAACCCCAAAGGCGGAGTCTCCTACCGACCTGCATGCCGCGCTGGTCGAAAGCCTGGGGCTCGGCATTGCCGATGGGCGCTGGGCCCCGCATTCCGTCCTGCGGCTTGATGAGCTGGAGGGGCAGCACAACGTATCCCGGTCCGTGGTCCGTGAAGCGGCCAGGGTGCTGTCATCAAAGGGCATGCTGGAATCCCGGCGGCGGTTTGGGACAGTTGTGCAGCCTGAGGAGTGCTGGAATCTCTACGATCCGCAAGTGATCCGCTGGCGCCTTGCTTCCGCCCGCCGGCTGGAGCAGTTGCAGTCCCTTAATGAACTTCGCGGAGCCATCGAGCCGCAGGCTGCACGCCTCGCCGCCGAACGGGCCTCCTGGGATGCCGGCAGCGAGCTCGTCTCCCTCGCGGCCAGGCTGTGGGCCGCCGGCCAGCGCGGAGACCAGGAGGAATTCCTCCGGCTGGACGTGGAGTTCCATGCCGCAATACTCAAAGCTTCCGGCAATGCAATGTTTTCCCAGCTGCAAAACCTTGTGGCAGAGGTCCTCACGGGCCGGACAGAGCATGGCCTGATGCCCCACCTGCCGCACCACGAGGCCCTGCAGCTGCATGTGGATCTGGCCAGCGCGATCCAGCGCGGCGAGGCGGGCGCAGCGCACGCGGCGATGAGCAGGATTGTGGAGCAGTCCACCGAAGAAATGGGCCAGATTTGGTCAAGCAACCAGGGCGGAGCGGGCAACGCTCCGTTGGGCCCCCCGGCGGACATCGCCCACTCCTAA
- the ilvD gene encoding dihydroxy-acid dehydratase produces MPPLRSRTVTHGRNMAGARALLRASGVANTDIGKPIIAVANSFTEFVPGHTHLAPVGRIVSDAILAAGAVPREFNTIAVDDGIAMGHSGMLYSLPSRDLIADSVEYMVNAHCADALVCISNCDKITPGMLMAALRLNIPVVFVSGGPMEAGRVTLTDGSVRSLDLVNAIADAVDESISDEDINLIEENACPTCGSCSGMFTANSMNCLTEAIGLSLPGNGSVLATHTARKALYEKAGSTVVELVKRYYDGDDDSVLPRSIATAKAFDNAMALDISMGGSTNTILHLLAAAQEAGVDYGLAEMDAKSRKVPCLAKVAPNVAKDKTYYMEDVHRAGGIPALLGELNRGGLLHKDVHSVHSADLDGWLDDWDIRGGKATEEAKALWHAAPGGVRSSTAFSQSNEWTSLDTDVAEGCIRSVEHAYSKDGGLAVLRGNVAIDGAVVKTAGVDESIWTFSGPAVVCESQDEAVEKILNKTVKEGDVVVIRYEGPRGGPGMQEMLYPTSFLKGRGLGKKCALITDGRFSGGTSGLSIGHISPEAASGGTIALVENGDIISINISQRSMQLEVSDEVLAERREKLEANGGYKAKNRDRLVSPALRAYAAMALSADKGAVRDVSLVENLV; encoded by the coding sequence ATGCCTCCTCTTCGTTCACGTACTGTCACCCACGGCCGCAACATGGCCGGCGCCCGCGCACTGCTGCGCGCCTCCGGCGTCGCTAACACGGACATCGGCAAGCCGATCATCGCCGTGGCCAACTCCTTCACCGAATTCGTCCCAGGCCACACCCACCTCGCCCCCGTGGGCCGGATCGTCTCCGACGCGATCCTCGCCGCCGGCGCCGTGCCGCGCGAGTTCAACACCATTGCCGTGGACGACGGCATCGCGATGGGCCACAGCGGCATGCTCTACTCGCTGCCATCGCGCGACCTGATCGCCGACTCCGTGGAGTACATGGTCAACGCCCACTGCGCCGACGCCCTGGTCTGCATCTCCAACTGCGACAAGATCACCCCGGGCATGCTCATGGCGGCGCTGCGCCTGAACATCCCCGTTGTCTTCGTTTCCGGCGGACCCATGGAGGCCGGCCGCGTGACCCTGACCGACGGCTCCGTGCGCTCCCTGGACCTGGTGAACGCGATCGCCGACGCCGTGGACGAGTCCATCTCCGATGAAGACATCAACCTCATCGAAGAGAACGCCTGCCCTACCTGCGGTTCCTGCTCCGGCATGTTCACCGCCAACTCCATGAACTGCCTCACCGAGGCCATCGGCCTGTCCCTGCCGGGCAACGGCTCCGTGCTGGCCACCCACACCGCGCGCAAGGCGCTGTATGAGAAGGCCGGCAGCACCGTCGTCGAGCTGGTGAAGCGCTATTACGACGGCGACGACGACTCCGTGCTGCCGCGCTCCATCGCCACCGCCAAGGCATTCGACAACGCCATGGCGCTGGATATTTCCATGGGCGGTTCCACCAACACCATCCTGCACCTGCTGGCCGCGGCCCAGGAGGCAGGCGTGGATTATGGACTGGCGGAGATGGATGCCAAGTCCCGCAAGGTGCCCTGTTTGGCAAAGGTGGCCCCGAACGTCGCCAAGGACAAGACCTACTACATGGAGGATGTGCACCGCGCCGGCGGCATCCCTGCCCTGCTGGGCGAGCTGAACCGCGGCGGCCTGCTGCACAAGGACGTCCACTCCGTGCACTCCGCCGACCTGGACGGCTGGCTGGACGACTGGGACATCCGCGGCGGCAAGGCAACCGAAGAAGCGAAGGCCCTGTGGCACGCGGCTCCCGGCGGCGTCCGCTCCTCCACCGCGTTCTCCCAGTCGAACGAGTGGACCTCCCTGGACACCGACGTCGCGGAAGGCTGCATCCGCTCCGTGGAACACGCGTACTCCAAGGACGGCGGGCTGGCCGTGCTCCGCGGCAACGTGGCCATCGACGGCGCCGTGGTGAAGACCGCCGGCGTGGACGAGTCGATCTGGACCTTCTCCGGCCCGGCCGTGGTGTGCGAGTCCCAGGACGAGGCCGTGGAAAAGATCCTGAACAAGACCGTCAAGGAAGGCGACGTAGTGGTCATCCGCTACGAAGGCCCCCGTGGCGGTCCGGGCATGCAGGAAATGCTCTACCCGACGTCGTTCCTCAAGGGCCGCGGCCTGGGCAAGAAGTGCGCCCTGATTACGGACGGCCGCTTCTCCGGCGGCACCTCCGGCCTCTCGATCGGCCACATCTCCCCGGAGGCCGCCTCCGGCGGCACTATCGCCCTGGTGGAGAACGGCGACATCATCAGCATCAACATCTCTCAGCGCTCAATGCAGCTGGAGGTCTCCGACGAGGTCCTTGCCGAGCGTCGCGAGAAACTGGAAGCCAATGGCGGTTACAAGGCCAAGAACCGGGACCGCCTGGTGTCCCCGGCCCTGCGCGCCTACGCCGCCATGGCTCTGTCTGCAGACAAGGGTGCGGTGCGGGATGTCTCGCTGGTGGAGAACCTCGTTTAG
- a CDS encoding bifunctional 4-hydroxy-2-oxoglutarate aldolase/2-dehydro-3-deoxy-phosphogluconate aldolase translates to MENTLTPEALLAGVRQARLVAIVRGTDGAATGRAALAAMEEGFKYVEIALTTPGALTAISQVRAAAPAGCFVGAGTVLTKQDAENVESAGGQFVVTPSLAPSIEAAAGRGIAVLAGALTPSEAFEAMNRGATAVKLFPASIGGPGYLKALRDPFPDIPFIAVGGVGLGEAAGYWGAGAIAVGLGGPLFGDAGSGGDLAPMRGRARRFVALAAEYNGRAAEGLR, encoded by the coding sequence ATGGAAAACACCCTGACCCCCGAGGCCCTGCTGGCCGGGGTGCGCCAGGCCAGGCTGGTGGCGATCGTGCGCGGCACGGACGGCGCGGCCACGGGGAGGGCGGCCCTCGCTGCGATGGAGGAAGGCTTCAAGTACGTTGAAATCGCCCTGACGACGCCGGGAGCGCTCACCGCGATCAGCCAGGTTCGCGCCGCTGCACCCGCCGGGTGCTTCGTGGGCGCCGGGACCGTGCTGACAAAGCAGGACGCGGAAAACGTCGAGTCGGCGGGCGGCCAGTTTGTGGTCACCCCGTCACTCGCCCCCTCCATTGAGGCGGCGGCCGGGCGGGGGATCGCCGTCCTGGCCGGGGCCCTCACTCCGAGCGAGGCATTCGAGGCGATGAACCGCGGCGCCACGGCAGTCAAGCTTTTTCCCGCCTCCATCGGCGGGCCCGGTTACCTCAAGGCGCTGCGCGATCCGTTCCCGGACATCCCGTTCATCGCAGTGGGCGGCGTCGGGCTCGGGGAAGCCGCCGGGTACTGGGGAGCCGGGGCCATCGCGGTCGGGCTGGGAGGGCCGCTGTTCGGCGATGCCGGATCCGGGGGCGACCTTGCGCCGATGCGCGGACGCGCGCGCCGCTTTGTTGCCCTTGCCGCGGAGTACAACGGCCGGGCCGCCGAGGGCCTGCGGTGA
- a CDS encoding sugar kinase produces the protein MTAAVERPSVDLLTFGESMVSLRSAGPLSAGGALTMHVAGAESNVAVGLARLGHSVTWAGVVGADPHGEFILRQLRAEGVRLEHREVAARRTGVMFLEQRTADVTRAFYYRSGSAGSTLCPEDVEQALSTGARILHLTGITAALSLESRKAVEYAAEQAAGAGAVVSFDVNYRSKLWSREEARKVLAPLVRHAGILIASDDELGLVAAAPDSAPGTGESAMVAEILGLGVREVVVKRGAAGASVHTPEGRWDAPAVPVTSIDTVGAGDAFTAGYLSALLDGADVAGRLQRGVLTGAFAVSTAGDWEGLPGRAELALLGTTPSGATQR, from the coding sequence GTGACTGCCGCCGTCGAACGGCCTTCCGTGGACCTCCTGACCTTCGGCGAGTCCATGGTCTCCCTGCGCTCCGCCGGGCCGCTGTCCGCCGGCGGCGCCCTGACCATGCACGTTGCCGGCGCCGAGTCGAACGTGGCCGTCGGCCTTGCACGGCTCGGGCACAGCGTCACCTGGGCCGGCGTGGTGGGTGCCGATCCGCACGGCGAGTTCATCCTCCGCCAGCTCCGTGCCGAGGGGGTCCGGCTGGAGCACCGCGAGGTCGCTGCCCGACGGACCGGGGTGATGTTCCTTGAACAACGCACGGCCGACGTGACCCGCGCCTTCTACTACCGCTCCGGCTCGGCAGGGTCAACGCTGTGCCCGGAGGACGTGGAACAGGCCCTCAGCACGGGCGCCCGCATCCTCCACCTGACCGGCATCACGGCCGCCCTCAGCCTGGAGTCACGGAAGGCAGTGGAATATGCTGCCGAACAAGCCGCCGGCGCCGGTGCAGTGGTGTCCTTCGACGTCAACTACCGCAGCAAGCTCTGGTCCCGGGAAGAGGCGCGGAAAGTGCTGGCACCGCTGGTGCGGCACGCCGGCATCCTGATCGCTTCCGACGACGAACTTGGCCTGGTTGCCGCCGCACCGGACAGTGCACCAGGGACCGGTGAATCGGCGATGGTTGCCGAAATCCTTGGGCTAGGAGTCCGCGAAGTTGTGGTCAAGCGGGGCGCGGCCGGCGCCAGCGTCCACACCCCGGAGGGCCGGTGGGACGCCCCGGCCGTCCCGGTGACCAGCATCGACACGGTGGGAGCCGGCGACGCCTTCACCGCCGGCTACCTGTCCGCCCTGCTTGACGGCGCCGACGTGGCCGGCCGCCTGCAGCGCGGCGTGCTCACCGGAGCCTTCGCCGTCAGCACTGCGGGCGACTGGGAAGGCCTTCCCGGCCGTGCGGAGCTCGCCCTGCTGGGAACCACTCCCAGCGGAGCCACGCAACGTTGA
- a CDS encoding carbohydrate ABC transporter permease, with protein MSVTNAPRSAPARSAGRPPSLGGNISAWSNRHRKWLFAAPAMIFVGVLIVFPLVWTLYLSLTDSQGSVRAATEFIGLQNYLTVLTDTERFWPAVGRTLTFTGVALVCEVVLGMGIALLLWRPFRGEKWVRVAILLPLVATPVAVGMMWRLIFDPNIGFANQLLGMVGIPPQPWLSGQDTALGTTIFMDVWQWTPMVVLILLAGLTSLSDEPDEAARVDGANAFQRFFYITLPLMMPTVIVAILLRGIDALKTFDILYATKGKGGGSFNEVETLNVYAYGLSFDYNQYGLSSAVLILFFMIIIGSMWLLTMRKKAVSK; from the coding sequence ATGTCCGTAACGAACGCTCCCCGCAGCGCTCCCGCCCGCAGCGCCGGCCGCCCTCCCAGCCTTGGGGGGAACATCTCCGCCTGGTCCAACCGGCACCGCAAATGGCTCTTTGCGGCCCCCGCGATGATCTTCGTCGGCGTTCTGATTGTCTTCCCGCTGGTGTGGACCCTGTACCTGAGCCTCACCGATTCGCAGGGCTCGGTGCGCGCCGCCACGGAGTTCATCGGCCTTCAGAACTACCTCACTGTCCTCACTGACACCGAACGCTTCTGGCCTGCAGTGGGCCGCACGCTGACCTTCACGGGTGTCGCGCTGGTCTGCGAGGTTGTGCTCGGCATGGGCATCGCTCTGCTCCTATGGCGTCCCTTCCGCGGTGAAAAGTGGGTCCGCGTGGCCATCCTGCTTCCGCTGGTGGCCACCCCGGTTGCCGTCGGCATGATGTGGCGGCTGATCTTCGATCCCAACATCGGCTTCGCCAACCAGTTGCTGGGAATGGTCGGCATTCCGCCGCAGCCCTGGCTTTCCGGCCAGGACACGGCCCTGGGCACAACCATCTTCATGGACGTCTGGCAGTGGACCCCCATGGTGGTGCTGATCCTCCTGGCCGGGCTGACGTCCCTCTCCGATGAACCTGACGAGGCTGCCCGGGTGGATGGCGCGAACGCCTTCCAGCGCTTCTTCTACATCACGCTGCCCCTCATGATGCCCACCGTGATCGTTGCCATCCTGCTCCGCGGCATCGACGCCCTGAAGACCTTCGACATCCTGTACGCCACCAAGGGCAAAGGCGGCGGCTCCTTCAACGAAGTGGAAACCCTGAACGTCTATGCCTACGGACTGAGCTTCGACTACAACCAGTACGGGCTGTCCTCCGCCGTCTTGATCCTGTTCTTCATGATCATCATCGGCTCCATGTGGCTGCTGACCATGCGCAAGAAAGCGGTAAGCAAATGA
- a CDS encoding ABC transporter substrate-binding protein — protein sequence MKRRSIVKYAAVAAALSLGLTACSGGGGSTDAKESGTVRVTLANHVWTEGIKAAIPDFEKSSGLKVELTQLGEDQLSDQYNVKLNAGSDEIDVMMYRPLQEGKAFAKNGYLADLTEKVSSDSGWDWKDYQEGPVKATTADGKVVGVPIITEREVLYYRKDLLQAAGLQVPKTMEELEAAAKAIKASNPDIAGFVARTGKSAAVTQFSSFLYSFGGDFTDASGKSAVNSDAAKKAYGYYGGLIRNYGPANVSTDMSWPEAMAIFTQGKAAFYTEADSLYKNATDPAKSKVADKVGFAPLPAGPAGSKPYNIPSWGLAVNEASSNQDNAWKFIQWATGKERTLAAQKAGVPGPRTSVWSNAEGTSTYPKDLAEAIAVSAKNGVGHDRPQVVTVGKAREIVGEPIVASITGADPAAAADSAHEAFQKFLDGEKK from the coding sequence ATGAAGCGACGTTCAATCGTGAAGTACGCGGCAGTCGCCGCAGCACTTTCGCTGGGGCTGACCGCCTGCAGCGGGGGCGGCGGCAGCACGGACGCCAAGGAATCAGGCACGGTGCGGGTGACGCTGGCCAACCACGTCTGGACCGAAGGCATCAAGGCAGCCATTCCCGACTTTGAGAAGTCCAGCGGGCTCAAGGTGGAACTTACCCAGCTCGGCGAAGACCAGCTCTCGGACCAGTACAACGTCAAGCTCAACGCGGGCAGCGATGAGATCGACGTGATGATGTACCGCCCGCTCCAGGAAGGCAAGGCATTCGCCAAGAACGGCTACCTTGCCGACCTGACCGAAAAGGTGTCCTCCGATTCCGGTTGGGACTGGAAGGACTACCAGGAAGGCCCGGTCAAGGCCACCACCGCCGACGGCAAGGTCGTCGGCGTTCCGATCATCACCGAGCGCGAGGTCCTCTACTACCGCAAGGATCTGCTGCAGGCCGCCGGCCTCCAGGTTCCCAAGACGATGGAGGAGCTCGAAGCGGCAGCCAAGGCCATCAAGGCGTCCAACCCCGACATTGCCGGCTTCGTGGCCCGCACCGGCAAGTCCGCGGCCGTCACCCAGTTCTCCAGCTTCCTTTACAGCTTCGGTGGCGACTTTACGGACGCCAGCGGAAAGTCTGCAGTCAACTCGGATGCAGCGAAGAAGGCCTACGGGTACTACGGCGGCCTGATCAGGAACTACGGCCCCGCCAATGTCAGCACCGACATGAGCTGGCCCGAGGCGATGGCAATCTTCACCCAGGGCAAGGCCGCCTTCTACACTGAGGCGGACTCGCTCTACAAGAACGCCACTGACCCGGCCAAGTCCAAGGTTGCGGACAAGGTCGGGTTCGCGCCACTGCCCGCAGGTCCTGCAGGGTCCAAGCCCTACAACATCCCGTCCTGGGGCCTTGCCGTCAACGAGGCGTCCAGCAACCAGGACAACGCGTGGAAATTCATCCAGTGGGCCACGGGCAAGGAACGCACCCTGGCCGCGCAGAAGGCCGGTGTCCCCGGACCCAGGACTTCCGTCTGGTCCAACGCCGAGGGAACCTCCACCTACCCCAAGGACCTCGCCGAAGCCATCGCCGTCAGCGCGAAAAACGGTGTTGGCCACGACCGTCCCCAGGTTGTCACCGTGGGCAAGGCCAGGGAAATCGTGGGCGAGCCCATCGTAGCCAGCATCACCGGCGCCGACCCCGCCGCCGCGGCTGACTCAGCCCACGAAGCCTTCCAGAAGTTCCTGGACGGCGAAAAGAAGTAA
- a CDS encoding carbohydrate ABC transporter permease — protein MTVLTPTQTAGKPQVLHRRRKPLSVRLYKVFRVAALIAVVVFLLAPLFWMFLASLKTNVDIYDTGKALFFTPTGENYANVLQRNNYFVFIFNSFWVAFVSTALSIVLGVPAAYAMSRFTMHRSALVVLMARVIPGVSLLVPWYYVFSNLRMVGRFEVLILSHMFVALPLIVYIMMSYFDSLPLELEESAQVDGLTPIGAFRLITLPLSVAGIATAGILSFIFSWNNFMFALVLSGSSTKTLPVAIFDFVSYASIDWGGLMAAATVVTIPIMIIALFTQKYIVSGLTAGATKG, from the coding sequence ATGACCGTCCTGACCCCAACCCAAACAGCCGGAAAGCCCCAGGTGCTTCACCGCCGCCGGAAGCCCCTGTCCGTCAGGCTCTACAAGGTCTTCCGGGTTGCAGCCCTCATTGCCGTGGTGGTGTTCCTCCTCGCCCCGCTGTTCTGGATGTTCCTTGCCTCCCTCAAGACCAACGTGGACATCTATGACACCGGCAAGGCCCTGTTTTTCACGCCCACCGGCGAGAACTACGCCAACGTCCTGCAGCGGAACAACTACTTCGTCTTCATTTTCAACAGCTTCTGGGTGGCCTTCGTTTCCACCGCACTGTCCATTGTGCTCGGAGTGCCTGCCGCATACGCGATGAGCCGCTTCACGATGCACCGCTCCGCCCTCGTGGTCCTGATGGCCCGCGTGATTCCCGGCGTGTCACTGCTGGTGCCCTGGTACTACGTGTTCTCCAACCTGCGGATGGTGGGCCGTTTCGAGGTGCTTATCCTCAGCCACATGTTCGTTGCCCTGCCGCTGATCGTCTACATCATGATGAGCTACTTCGATTCACTGCCGTTGGAGCTGGAGGAGTCCGCCCAGGTGGACGGCCTCACCCCGATCGGCGCGTTCCGCCTCATCACGCTGCCGCTGTCCGTCGCGGGGATCGCCACGGCCGGGATCCTCTCGTTCATCTTTTCCTGGAACAACTTCATGTTCGCACTGGTGCTCTCCGGCTCCAGCACCAAGACGCTGCCCGTGGCCATCTTCGACTTTGTGTCCTACGCCAGCATCGACTGGGGCGGGCTGATGGCTGCTGCCACCGTGGTCACCATCCCGATCATGATCATTGCGCTCTTCACGCAGAAGTACATCGTTTCCGGCCTCACCGCCGGCGCGACCAAGGGCTAG
- the dgoD gene encoding galactonate dehydratase, with the protein MTFISRIETFLVAPRWLFVRIETDSGIVGWGEATCEGRSETVRTAVEQLAELLIGNDALRIEDHWQVMTKGSFYRGGPILASAVSGLDQALWDIAGKHFNTPVHQLLGGHVRDRIRMYGWVGGDEPNEVADQISAQLEVGLTAVKMNASGRMSPIASVAELDGVVRRVAAAREVLGEHRDVAVDFHGRFSLANARRVAPLLEPYRPFFLEEPVVPENTHLLREFTSSTTTPVSSGERLYSRQEFLPALQAGIAVAQPDLSHAGGITEVRKIASLAEVYEVQLAPHCPLGPLALAACLQVGFATPNFLIQEQSIGIHYNKGAEVLDYVVDKTPLKFVDGHIERLTGPGLGIEIDEAVVRAADKRGHAWRGPVWRQPDGAFAEW; encoded by the coding sequence ATGACGTTCATCAGCAGGATTGAAACCTTCCTCGTCGCGCCGCGCTGGCTCTTCGTCCGGATCGAGACGGACAGCGGAATTGTCGGCTGGGGAGAGGCAACATGCGAAGGCCGCAGCGAGACGGTGCGCACCGCCGTCGAGCAGCTCGCCGAACTCCTGATCGGCAACGACGCACTGCGGATCGAGGACCACTGGCAGGTGATGACCAAAGGGTCCTTCTACCGCGGCGGCCCCATCCTCGCCAGCGCCGTCTCGGGCCTGGACCAGGCGCTCTGGGATATCGCCGGCAAGCACTTCAACACCCCCGTGCACCAGCTGCTGGGCGGCCACGTCCGGGACCGCATCCGAATGTACGGGTGGGTGGGCGGCGACGAACCCAACGAGGTGGCCGACCAGATCAGTGCCCAGCTGGAGGTGGGCCTCACCGCGGTGAAGATGAATGCCAGCGGCCGGATGAGCCCGATCGCCTCGGTGGCCGAGCTAGACGGCGTTGTCCGCCGGGTGGCCGCCGCCCGCGAAGTCCTGGGTGAGCACCGGGACGTTGCAGTGGACTTCCACGGCCGCTTCAGCCTCGCCAACGCCCGCCGCGTGGCGCCGCTGCTGGAACCGTACCGGCCTTTCTTCCTCGAAGAGCCCGTGGTCCCCGAGAACACGCACCTGCTGCGCGAGTTCACGTCGTCCACTACCACGCCGGTCTCCTCGGGCGAGCGGCTCTACAGCCGGCAGGAATTCCTGCCGGCGCTGCAGGCCGGCATCGCCGTGGCCCAGCCGGACCTCTCCCACGCGGGCGGCATCACGGAGGTCCGCAAGATCGCCTCGCTTGCCGAGGTCTATGAAGTCCAGCTGGCGCCGCACTGCCCGTTGGGCCCGCTGGCACTCGCCGCATGCCTCCAGGTGGGCTTCGCGACACCCAACTTCCTGATCCAGGAACAGAGCATCGGCATCCACTACAACAAGGGTGCCGAGGTCCTGGACTACGTGGTGGACAAAACGCCACTGAAGTTTGTGGACGGCCACATCGAGCGGCTCACCGGACCCGGCCTGGGCATTGAGATCGACGAAGCCGTGGTCCGGGCCGCGGACAAGCGCGGACACGCCTGGCGGGGCCCGGTCTGGCGGCAGCCGGACGGCGCGTTCGCAGAATGGTGA
- a CDS encoding DUF4193 domain-containing protein, protein MSVDYDAPRVTPEEEPNAGFEELKTEKSGRREAIADVDEAELADSFELPGADLSNEELQIHVVPVQADEFTCMSCFLVHHRSQLAREKDGKKYCRECES, encoded by the coding sequence ATGTCAGTTGACTATGACGCTCCACGGGTGACGCCCGAGGAAGAGCCTAACGCCGGCTTCGAGGAGCTGAAGACCGAGAAGTCGGGCCGACGGGAGGCTATAGCCGACGTAGACGAGGCGGAGCTCGCGGACAGTTTCGAGCTGCCCGGGGCGGACCTCTCAAACGAGGAGCTCCAGATCCATGTGGTGCCGGTCCAGGCCGATGAATTCACCTGCATGTCCTGCTTCCTGGTCCATCACCGCAGCCAGCTCGCCAGGGAGAAGGACGGCAAGAAGTACTGCCGGGAGTGCGAGTCCTAG